In the genome of Streptomyces violaceoruber, the window GCATCTTCGACACCGAGCTGGCCGGGCGGCTCGCCGGCTTCCCGCGCGTCGGGCTCGGCGCGATGGTGGAGAACGTTCTGGGGTTCGTCCTGGAGAAGGGCCACTCCGCCGTCGACTGGTCGACGCGCCCGCTGCCCGAGCCCTGGCTGCGCTACGCCGCGCTCGACGTCGAGCTGCTGGTCGACCTGCGGGACGCCCTGGAGAAGGAGCTGGACCGCCAGGGCAAGCTGGAGTGGGCCCGGCAGGAGTTCGACGCGATCGCCTCTGCCCCGCCGGCCGAGCCGCGCAAGGACCCGTGGCGCCGCACGTCCGGCATGCACAAGGTGCGCAGGCGCCGCCAGCTCGCCGTGGTGCGGGAGCTGTGGCAGGCCCGGGACCGGATCGCGCAGCGCCGGGACGTCTCCCCCGGCAAGGTGCTCGGGGACGCGGCCATCGTCGAGGCCGCCCTCGCGCTGCCGCCCGATGCGCACGCGCTGGCCGCGCTGAACGGGTTCGGCAGGGTGAACCGCCGGCAGCTGGAGCAGTGGCAGCTGTCGGTCGACCGGGCCAGGGCGCTGTCCGAGTCGCAGCTGCCACAGCCCGGCCAGCCGGTGACCGGCCCCCCGCCGCCGCGGGCCTGGGCCGACAAGGACCCGGCCGCCGCGGCCCGGCTGACCGCGGCACGCGCGGCGGTGACGGCGCTGGCCGAGCGGCTGAGCATGCCCCAGGAGAACCTGATCACGCCCGACACGGTGCGCCGGGTCTGCTGGGAGCCGCCCGCGACGGTCGACGCCGAGTCCGTGGGCGCGGCCCTCGCCGGACACGGAGCCCGGCCCTGGCAGGTGGAGCAGGTGACACCGGTACTGGTGGCGGCGCTGAGCCGGGAGGCGGCGTAGCAGGAGCGGCGGATTCCGGCCAAGGTCGCGGGTGCGGCACTTGCTCCGGTGGTGTGACGGACGGTGTGACCTTCGCCGCTCCCGCCGGGGGGACTGGGCAGCTACGTTACTCATAAGTAGCATGGGTCCTGAGCGCGCGCTCAGTGCATGCGTGCCGCAGCAGTGCCATCCCGCACCCTGGAGGAGAGCCATCGTGCCTCGTACCGTCAGGGACGTCGTCTTCGTCGACGGCGTCCGCACCCCGTTCGGCAAGGCGGGCCCGAAGGGCGTCTACCACGAGACCCGCGCCGACGACCTGGTCGTGAAGGCGATCCGGGAGCTGCTGCGCCGCAACCCCGGTCTCGACCCCAAGAAGATCGACGAGGTCGCCGTCGCCGCGACCACGCAGATCGGCGACCAGGGCCTGACCATCGGCCGCACCGCCGGCATTCTGGCGGGCCTGCCCACCTCGGTCCCGGGCTACTCCATCGACCGCATGTGCGCGGGCGCCCTGACCGCCGTCACCTCGGTGGCCGGCTCGGTCGCCTTCGGCGCGTACGACGTCGCGATCGCGGGCGGTGTCGAGCACATGGGCCGCCACCCGATGGGCGAGGGCGTCGACCCGAACCCGCGGTTCGTCAGCGAGAAGCTGGTCGACGAGTCCGCCCTGTTCATGGGCATGACCGCGGAGAACCTGCACGACCGCTACCCGTCGATCACCAAGCAGCGCGCCGACGAGTACGCGGTGCGCTCGCAGGAGAAGGCCGCCAAGGCCTACGCCAACGGCCAGATCCAGGCCGACCTGGTGCCGGTCTCGGTGCGCCGCACCAACGAGGAGGCGGGCGAGACGGGCTGGGGCCTGGTCACGGCCGACGAGCCGATGCGTCCGGGCACCACCCTGGAGAACCTGGCGGGCCTGAAGACGCCGTTCCGCGTGCACGGCCGGGTCACCGCGGGCAACGCGGCCGGTCTGAACGACGGCGCGACCGCCTCCCTCATCGCGAGCGAGGACTTCGCCCGCGAGCACAACCTCCCCGTGAAGATGCGCCTGGTCGCGTACTCCTTCGCGGGCGTCGAGCCGGAGGTCATGGGCTACGGCCCGATCCCGGCCACCGAGAAGGCCCTCGCGCAGGCGGGTCTGTCCATCTCGGACATCGGCCTGTTCGAGATCAACGAGGCCTTCGCCGTCCAGGTCCTCGCGTTCCTGGAGCACTACGGCATCGCCGACGACGACGCGCGCGTCAACCAGTACGGCGGCGCCATCGCCTTCGGCCACCCGCTGGCCTCCTCCGGCGTCCGGCTGATGACGCAGCTGGCCCGTCAGTTCGAGGAGCAGCCGCACGTCCGCTACGGCCTGACCACCATGTGCGTCGGCTTCGGCATGGGCGCGACGGTCATCTGGGAGAACCCGCACTTCGAGGGGGACAAGTGAGCACCACCGCAGAGCTGCTGAAGGGTGCGGCCGAGCTGTTCCCCGGCGAGGTCGTCACCAGCGCCCACGTGCGCCACTTCGACCTGCCCCTGGGAGCGGGCCGCTTCGCCCTCGTCACCCTGGACAACGGCCACGACCACACCAAGCCGACCACGCTCGGCCCGCAGTCGCTGGCGAACATCGACGCCGCGCTCGACCAGGTCGAGAAGGAGGCCGCGGACGGCGACATCGTCGGCGTCGGCGTCACCGGCAAGCCGTTCATCTTCGCGGTCGGCGCCGACCTCAAGGGCGTCGAGCTGCTCAAGCGGCACGAGGACGCGCTGGCCATCGGCAAGGGCGGCCACGACGTCCTCAAGCGCCTGGCGAACCTCGCGGTGCCGTCGTTCGCGTACTACAACGGCGCGGCCATGGGCGGCGGCGTGGAGATCGGCCTGCACTGCACCTACCGCACGGTGTCGGCGGCCCTCCCGGCCTTCTCCCTGCCCGAGGTCTTCCTCGGCCTGGTCCCCGGCTGGGGCGGCTGCACGCTGCTGCCGAACCTGATCGGCGCCGACAAGGCCGTCTCGGTGATCATCGAGAACAGCCTCAACCAGAACAGGCAGCTCAAGGGCAAGCAGGTCCTCGAGCTCGGCATCGCGGACGCGATCTTCGAGGGCGCGGACTTCCTGGAGCAGTCGCTGCTGTGGACGGCGTCCGTCCTCAAGGGCGAGATCACCGTCGAGCGTCCGCTGATCGACCGCGGCGAGGCCTGGGACCAGGCCGTCGCCAAGGGCCGCTTCATCGCCGACGGCAAGGTGCACGGCGCCGCCCCGGCCGCCTACCGCGCCCTGGACATCATCGCCACCGCCAAGAACGGCGACCTCCAGCAGGGCTACGACGCCGAGGACCAGGCCCTCGCCGACCTGATCATGGGCGGCGAGCTGCGCTCCGGCATCTACGCCTTCAACCTGGTCCAGAAGCGCGGCAAGCGCCCGGCGGGTGCGCCGGACAAGTCGCTGGCCCGCCCGGTCACCAAGGTGGGCGTGGTCGGCGCCGGTCTGATGGCCTCGCAGCTGGCGCTGCTCTTCCTGCGCCGCCTGGAGGTCCCGGTCGTCCTCACCGACATCGACCAGGAGCGCGTCGACAAGGGTGTGGGCTACGTCCACGCCGAGATCGACAAGCTGCTCGGCAAGGGCCGTGTCAACCAGGACAAGGCGAACCGCCTCAAGGCCCTGGTGACCGGTGTGCTGGACAAGGCCGAGGGCTTCGCGGACGCGGACTTCGTCATCGAGGCCGTCTTCGAGGAGATGGGCGTCAAGCAGAAGGTCTTCGCCGAGGTCGAGGCGGTGGCCCCCGCGCACGCGATCCTGGCCACGAACACCTCCTCCCTCTCGGTCTCGGAGATGGCGTCGAAGCTGAAGCACCCCGAGCGGGTCGTCGGCTTCCACTTCTTCAACCCGGTCGCGATCCTGCCGCTCCTGGAGATCGTCCGCGGCGAGCAGACCGACGAGGCCGCGCTGGCCACGGCGTTCGGCGTCGCCAAGAAGCTGAAGAAGACCGCGGTCCTGGTCAAGGACGCCCCGGCGTTCGTGGTCAACCGCATCCTGACCCGCTTCATGGGCGAGATCCAGAACGTCATCGACGAGGGCACGCCGGTCGCGGTGGCGGAGAAGGCGGTGGAGCCCCTCGGCCTGCCGATGTCCCCGCTGGTCCTCCTGGAGCTGGTGGGCCCGGCCATCGGCCTGCACGTCTCGGAGACTCTCAACCGGGCCTTCCCGGAGCGCTTCACGGTCTCCCCGAACCTCAAGGCGGTCGTGGAGGCGGGCAAACGCGGCTTCTACGTCTACGACAGCGGCAAGCCGGAGCTGGACCCGGAGGTCGCCGCGCTCCTCAAGCAGGGCGACTCCGTCCTGACCGAGGAGCAGGTCCGCGACCGCGTCCTGGACGCGGTGGCCCAGGAGATCGGCCTGATGCTGGACGAGGGCGTCGTCGCCGAGGCCCAGGACGTCGACCTCTGCCTGATCACCGGCGCCGGCTGGCCCTTCCACCTGGGCGGCATCACGCCGTACCTGGACCGCGAGGGCGTCTCGGAGCGGGTGAACGGGAAGCGGTTCCTGGAGGCGGGGGTGGCGTCGGTACCGGCGTGACCTCCCGGAGCAGGTGAAGCGGGCCCCGCCGGCGGCGGGGCCCGCTTCGGTGTTCGGGGCCGCGCTCAGCAGAGCCAGGGGCCGAGCGGACTGCTCACGGAGGGAGAGAGCTGGCGGCGGACGTGCAGCCGGCCGTCCACGCCGACGACCGCCACCACCAGCGCGCCCTGCGCGTCGTACGCCATGGCCGGGGCGTACGCGAACGCCTCGCCCGACTCGTGCCAGTGCGCGCCGGAGTGGTCCTTGTCCCGGTCGGGCAGGGAGACCACGAGCCGTCCACTGCTGCCGCGGTGTGCGAGGAACGCCTCACGGGCGCCCCGTTCCGGAGCCCACAGCGCCGCGACGGCGCCGGTGCCGCCGTGGCCGCCGACCCCGGCGCCGGAACCGGGCCAGCGGCCGTCGGCGTGCTGCCGGTAGGCCATGACCTGCTGGGTGCCCGCCTCCCGGAAGTACAGGCAGGTGCGCTCGTCGCCCGAGTCCACGGCGGTGATTCCGCCCGTCGCGGGCCGGCCCGTCCGCAGGGTGTCGTCGAGCAGGAAGGAACCGCCGAGCTCGGCCTGGTGCCAGCGCCATACCGAGTTCTTCCCCGGCACGTACAGCTCCACGGTGCCCCGCGAGGTGGTCAGCGTGGTGCCCGCGTCCTGGAGGAGGTTGCCGCCGATGCCGGTCCAGGGAGTCCAGTTGCCGTCGGTGTCCCGGCCGCGGTGGGAGATGCCCTGGTCGAAGTCGCGGACGAAGACGTGCAGCCGGCCGGCCCCGTCGACGGCCGCCGACGGTACGCCGACTTCCCGCTGCCGGCGCCCGTCGGCCTGGGACCAGTCGGGGTTCTCCAGGGAGTGCCAGCCGCTGAACCCGTTGCCGTCGGCATCCTGCACGGTGTGCACGACATCGGCGGTGACCGTGCCGCCCGCGACCACCTGGCGGCGCAGGCCCACCAGTTCCGCGGGACCGCCGGGCAGTCCGGCCACCGCGAGCGTGGAGGCGAGCCAGCCGTCGCCCAGGACGTACGGGCCCTTCCACTCACCGCTCGCCGGGGCGGTCTCGGTCCAGAAGGCGAGCCGGCCGGCCAGCACACCGAAGGCGTTCAGCCGCCCGCCCGGCCCCAGCCGCAGCCAGTCCGTGGTGGGCGAGTAGCGGTAGGCGCAGCTCAGCATGTGTGTGCTGCGGTACGGGTTGGAACCCAGTTGCCGGTCGCCGCAGGTGCGGCAGGTTCCGTGCGCGCAGGTCGCGGGCGCGTCGAGGCCGGCGTACGTCGCGAGGTACTCGGCCTTCTCCGTGACGGCCGACGAGTCGAGGTTGTAGCCCCAGAAGCGGTTGGCGTAGGCGCGGTAGCACTCGACGACCGGGTTGTGCCCCGCCTCGCGGTACCGGGCGAGGGCCGCGAGCGCGAACTCGGCGGTGACCGTGTGGTCGACGTGGTCGGAGCAGACGAAGTCCGTCTTTCCGCCGTCGTGTTCGGGGTCGGGGTCCATCGTCCGCACGGATGTCGGACGGATGTGGGCCAGCAGCGCCGCGAGCCCCGTGATGACCTGTTCGCGGGTGACGTGCTGGACCTCGCCGACCGTGCAGCCGTGCACCGGCAGCGTGGCCTGGGTGTGGATCGTGCCGCCCCACAGCTGGTGCAGCCGGGTGCGCACGCCCCGCGGCCCGGGTGCGCCCATGTGCAGCTGGAGGAAGTACAGGCACACGTCGTCGTGGCCGGTGAGCACGAATCGCTCGGCGGCGAAGCCGGGGACGAGGTCCACGGCCTCCCGTCGCCAGGGGTGGTCGCGGTCACCGGTCACCATCCGGGCGTACGCGGACCGTAGTCCGCAGCCGCGTTCGGTGCTGTACCCGGCGTAGTCCGGCGTCTCCCCGGCGCGGCCCGGGTCGCCGGTGTCGGCGTTGACGCCGTCGCCCTCCCCCGCGGTCACGACCACCGTGGTGACCTGATCGCCGTCCCGCAGGGAACGGATCAGGTCGGGGTTCATGAAGTAGAGGTCGTCGTCCTGGTGCGCGATGATGTGCAGGACGGAACGGGCCGTCGCGGTCACCGGTCCTCCAAAGTGGTCGGTCGTCGTCGGATCATCGGTCCACCACGTTCATGGCCATGGCCCCGGAGGCCGAGCAGTAGGGACGCACCCAGACCGGCCGGGCCGGGTGGATCACCGCAAGGTCCGAGATCCCGTCCCCGGTCAGCGGGAGGGACGGGTAGGCGTAGGCGCCCTTGACGTCCGGGAAGTCCTCCAGCAGGTGGCACACCCGCACCTTGCGCCGGTCGTGCGGGTCGGGCTGCAGCCACCAGTCCCAGTCCTCCCAGCGTTCCAGGCGGTGGTCGACGACGCGTCGCACCGGCACGTGCGCCCGGAACGCGTGGCGGCCCAGGACCTCCACGGGAACGGTGAAGTTCTTTCCGTGCGGACCGCGGCGGCTCACGACGAACAACGCGCCCGGTTCGATCCGGCGGCCGCCGCACAGGACGCCCCGCAGCGTGATGGCGCCGTCCCCCAGCTCGACGGTCGCGCACTCGACGTGTTCCTCGCGCAGCACCGTGCGCAGCATGAGCCGGCCGTTGGGCTGGGCGTAGGGCAGGTTCCAGGTGACCGGACCGGTCGGCGGACGGCCCACCAGATCGGCCCGGGCGTCGATCAGTGCCCGCGTGTCCCGGATGCCCGCCTTCATGTGCACGGTCTTCGACCTGGCCGAACGCATCGTCACCTGCCAGCGGCCGTCGCCGAGTTCGTCCAGGGCCGAGGGGCCCAGCGCCGCCGTGTACCGGGTGCCTCCGTTGTCGAGGTTCGTCCGCGAGGTGCGTACGGGTACATCGGGGCGCCGGTTGCCGTCGGACGGCTGGTGGCGCAGGACGAACTGCCAGCGGTGACGGCCGTCACCGGGGCCCTCGGTGCTGAAGCGCAGCCACCCCGCGCCGTCCGCGACGACGTCCACGGTCGCCGCGCCGATGCCCACCGGGGGGACGGTGGCCGGGGCCCCCGTCCGCCGGGACCCGGCCGGTGCGCGGTATCCGCGGACGGCGGCGGCACGGCGGCGGGCGGCGTCCTCGAAGAGCCGCACGTAGCGGTCCGCGACGGCGGCCGGATCGTAGCGGGCGGCGTTGCGCAGGGCCGCCTCGCCCATGTCGCGTCGCAGGACCTCGTCGGCCATCAGGCGCCGCAGCCCCCAGGCGATGCCCGACACCTGCCCGTTGGGCACCAGGAAGCCGTCCTCGCCGTCGCTGAGGATCTCCCGGGGCCCGACCGGGCAGTCGGTGGAGACCACGGGCAGTCCGCAGCGCATCGCCTCCACCAGGGTCATGCCGAAGGACTCCGCGCTGGAGGTGACGGCCGCGATGGACCCCTTCGCCCACTCGGAGTCGATCGGCGAGAACCCGCCCATGAGCAACGCCCGGCCGGACAGGCCGAGTTCGGTGACGAGCGTGCGCAGCTTTCCGGCCTCCCCGCCGTCGCCGTAAATGCGCAGCTGCCAGTCGGGGAACTCGTCGGCGAGGCTGCCGAAGGCGCGGATCAACAGGTCGTAGCGCTTGACGTGGTGCATGCGGCCCGCGCTCACCACGATCTTGCGGGTGCAGTCGGAGGGCTGCACGGACGGCCGGGGCACGCTGTTGGGGATGCCGACCACGGTGATGCCGGGGATCGGCGTGTTCTCCATGAAGGACCCGGCATCGGCCTCGGTGACCGTCGTGATCGCGTCCAGCCGCGGGTACACCCGGGCCATCTCGGCACGCACCGCCGGCGGGATGGCGAGATGCGTCATGTGCTCCTGGGCGACGCGCAGCGCGCCCTCCCTGGTGTGGGCGGCGACGAAGAGGTTGAGACTGGGCCGGGTGCCGACCACCACGTCGGCGTCGGTCCGGCGCAGGTCCCGGATGATGCGCTCGTCGGTGAACCGGCTGTACTGCGCGAAGAACTCCTCCTGCCGCGGCACCACTGCGCTCGGCTCGTCGCTGCCGGCGGCACCCCGGTCGGACGAGCCGGGACGCAGGTCGACGAGGGCCCGGACGGTGATGCGCGGGGAGATCTCGAACTTGGTCGCGTTGGCACGCCGGAAGACCGAGACGATCTCCACGTCGTGCTGGACGGAGAGGGCCTCGGCGAGGTTGATGACGGTCCTGTTGGTGCCGCCGATGCCGTAGATGTTGTTGATCAGGAAGGAGATCTTCACCGGGCCGCGCGCTCCTTGCGCTCGAAGGGACTGGGCACCGGGTAGTAGGCGCTGAGGAAGGTGGCGAGCATCTCCGTCTGGCGATCGACGTCGTGGCCGTCGGAGAGCGTGTCGTTGATGCAGAACGCCTGCCGGTCGCGGCGGGCGAGCAGGATGCCCAGCCTCCGTGCGACCTCGGGCCGGGCCAGGTCCAGGTAGGCGAACCGGATGTCGGACGGCACGGCACGGCCGGTGAAGTAGGCGTAGTAGTGGTACAGCGACGACGGGATGGAGATGTCGGTCGGGCTGCGGAACCGGCTGTGGGAGGTCTCCCAGTGCGCTTCGGGGTACTCGCGTTCTATCTCCTCCAGCACACTCCGCCGCAGGGCGTAGGGCGCGTGCCGGAGTTTCTGGACGATGACCGAGCCGAAGTTCTCCAGGAGAAGCCGCCGGTTGTTCTTGCCGGCCGCGTCGACCGGACGGTCCGCGGGGCTGGGGTCCGGGCGGGGCACCTGGGACGGCGAGAAGAAGGTCCGGGTCATGCCGTTGGACAGGAAGAAGTCCTGCGGAGTGACGGGGCGGCCCAGGAACATGTCGTCGTTGAGGTAGAGGAAGTGCTCGGACAGCCCCTTGATGTGGTGCAGCCGGCTCTCGATGGCGTGCGAGTTGAAGGTGGGCAGGGCGGCCGGATCGGCGAAGATCTCGGAGTGGTCGACGACGGTCAGGCGCGGGTGGCTGTCGTTGAGCCATGCCGGACGCTGCCCGTCCGTCACCAGGTGGACGTGTCTGACCCAGGGGGCGTTCTGCTCCAGGGCCCGCAGGGAGTAGCGCAGCTCGTCGCGGCTGATGTAGCGGGCCGCGTTCGCCGACTCGGCGTGGTATCCGCCGTCGTAGGCACTGCGGCGTCGCCGCCAGGCGGGGTCGTTGCCGTCGACCCACGTGTAGACGACGTCGATCGGGAAGCGCACGTCCTCGGGCAGCGCGTCGGCGCATGCCGCTACGGTGCGCACCGAGCGGGTGCGCCGGGTGTGCAGCGCGGCGAAGCCGGTGAGCCGGCTGACCGGCACGGTGACCCGGGGCTCGCGCGGTGACACGTCCTGCGTGACGCGGTTGGGGCGGGGCGCCACGAGGCGTCCGGCCTCGGGCTTCCAGAACTCGATGTCGCAGCTGTGCTCGAGACCGAGCACCAGGGAGCCGGTGGGATCGCTCCAGACCATGCCGGTCCGAAGGACCGCGGCATGGCGGGCCTGCTGCCTGCCGGCCCGGGAGCCCGCCAGTGCCGGACGGGCCTGTGGCGTCTCGCCCCGGCATGCGCGCAGATAGACGGGGCCGTGACCGGCACAGCGTTCGAGCGCTCTGCCCACCTGCTCACGGTCGGACTCCGCGACGGCGAGGACGGAGCGGAAGTCGGAGGTCCCGCGGACGGCGAAGTAGTCGACGCCCGCCTCCTCCAACGCGGTCACGACCAGTTCGAGGTTGGCCTCGCGCAGGCCGAGCGGCGAGACGGTGGGCCGGACCAGGGCGATCCGGTCGCCGTGTCCGGCGAGTGCGGCGAGCCGCTCCCCCTCGCGGAAGAGGTGCGGCCAGCGGCGGCGGGCCCGGAAGCCGCGGAACAGCCGGGAGGCGAGGGAGAGGACGTGCAGCCGGCGGAGCAGGTGCTTGAGCACCGTACGCAGACCTGCCGGGACACGGCGTGCGACACGGCGTCTGAGGCCCGCCGGGACCAGGCTGCGGTATGCGCCGACCGCGGCGGAGGCCTCGGGATTGCCTGTGCTCACGAATGTCTGTCCGGCTCTGTGTCGGTCTGCGGGCGGTCGCACTCGAAGACGCTGGGGACGGGGTAGTACTGGTGCAGGAAGCGCACGACGGCGTTGGTCCCTCCGCCGGAACCCGCCTCCCCGGTGCCGAGACCGAAGAACTGGAGCTGTTGCACGTCACGCCGGACGAGCAGCCGTTGCAGGTGGGTGCCGATCCCGGGCAGTGCCGCGTGCAGCGCCACCGACGCCTCCCCCGAGGGATCGGCGTGCCCGGCGACGTATCCGAAGTGGTGGGCCATCCCGTCCATGGGGTGGGTGCCGGGCACGCCGGACAGCACCTGCTCGTCCGGTACGGGCAGGGACCGCGCCCCCGCCTCCCCGAGCCGGGTGAGGGTGTCGGCCCGGTACGGCTGGGGCCCGGCCGCGTAGCCGTGTCCGGTGGCCCGGCCCGTGACGGAGTAGGCGGCGCGGACCCACTCCGCGAAGGACTCCGACGCGTTCCAGGGGCCGCGCCGGGGGCGGGTTCCGCCGCCGGGCGTGAAGTAGTCGAAGGGACGCACCGGTCGGCCGAGCAGGGCACCGGGCCGCATGAGCAGGAAGTGTTCGGCGAGGTCGGGCAGCTGGTCGAGTCGCCACTCGGCCCCGGGCACGGCGCGGACGACGCTGATCCGTTCGTCCGCCTCCAGCCAGGCCGGCGGCTCCGCCTGGGCGACGACGTGCACGACGTCGATCCACGGCGCGTACTGGTGCACCGAGCGCAGGGCCGCGCGCAGCAGTTCCTCCCCCCACGGCGTGGGGTGCTGCCACAGCAGCACCGCGTCCACGGGGAAGGAGATCTCCTCGAGCCGTACGACGTCGAAGTTCTCCAGGGTGACCGTCGGCCCCAGGTCGCCGTCGATGTCGCAGTAGCCGGACAGCCGGTCGAGACCGATCTCGATGCCGAGTGCTTCGGCGGGCACGGCGCGCTGCACCCGGTTGGGGCGGGGGCCGATGAGCCGTTCGTGGGGCAGGTCGGTGTTGGCGGTCCAGAACTCGATCTCGATGCCCTGGTCCTCGCCCACCCACAGGCCTTCCGTGGGATCGGTGCGGAGCCAGGTGAGGCGGATCACCCGGGCCCGGCCGTAGTGCTTCCACGCCTTGATGTGGCTGCCGGGTGTCTCGCGGGTGTCGGCGGCGGACGGGGACACGGAGACGACGTAGCCGGTGTGCTCCTCCAGCAGGGCGCGCAGCACCCGGCGCACGGTGCCCTTGTCCCGCACCTCCACGGCGAGGCACAGCCGGCGGTCGTCGAGGGCGGGCACCGCGAACCAGGGCACCTCGGCGGCGTCCAGCGCGTGGGTGACCAGGTCGTGGTCGAGCCGGCGGGCGAGGTCGACGGTGAGCCCGGTGTGCACGTGCGCGATCCTGCCGTCCGGTGCGGTCGTACGGCGCTCGGACTGTCCGAGGCCGGCGCGTCGGACGCGTCGCAGGGCCCTGCGGTGCAGGCGCGCCTCACGGCGGCTCAGGGTCCGCGCGAGGCCGCCCTTCACCTTGCGCCGCACGCCCGCGGGCACGGTGGTCGCGGCGGCGGAGCGGACGGGCTGGGGGACGAACCTTCGGTAGACGTGCACCGCGGAACTCATCGACGTCGGATTGGCCACGTCATGAACTCCGTCTCATCGTTCGTAGGGACTTGGGGTGGGGAAGTACGAGGTGAAGAAGTCGTCCAGCAGTTCCTGCTGGGCCTCCGTGTCCTCGGGGGTGGAGAAGGCGTCGTTGAGACAGAACGAGTCCTGGTCCCGGCCGTCGAGCAGCCGTTGGAGTCGGTCCGCCAGGTCGGGCACGGCCAGCTGGATGTAGGTGAAGGGCATCGATCCCGGCTGCGCCCGGCCGGTCAGCGCCGCGTAGTACAGCGCGAACGACGAGGTGGGCGACAGGTCCGTCATGGCCCGGAACCTGCTGGCCGAGGTGCGCGCCCACGCCTCGGGGAACTCCAGTTCGGCCTCCGCCATCGCCGAACGCCGCAAGGCGTAGGGGATGTGCTCCATGGGCTGGGTGATGACCTTGCCGAAACGTTCGTGCAGTAGCGCTCTGTTGTTCTTGCACGCCGCGTCCACCGGACTGTCGGTCTCGGCGACCGCTCCCTGCGGGATGCGATTGCGCGAGGGGAAGTAGCGCGCCGTCCCGTTCGGGGTGAAGAAGGAGTGCGGGGCGACCGGCCGCCCCATGAACATGTCATCGTTGAAGTAGAGGAAGTGCTCGGCCAGCCCCTCGATGTGATGGAGCTGGCTCTCGATCGAGTGCGAGTTGAACGTGGGGAGGTCCTCCGGGTTGCGGAAGATCTCCCGGTGGGTGGCGATGCGGGCCCCGGGCAGGTCCTCGCGCATCCAGGCGGGAACCTGGTCGTCGGTGACGACGTAGATGTTCCGGATCCACGGTGCGAACAGGTGGAGGGAGCGTATCGAGTAACGCAGTTCGTCCCGGCTGATGAACCTGGCGTCGCTCGCCGACTCGGCGTGGTAGACCTCGCCCTTGGCCTGCGCCTTGCGCTGCTTCCAGGCCGGGTCGTTGCCGTCGACCCACGTGTAGACGGCGTCGACGGGGAACGCGATGTCGTCGGCGCAGTTCACCAGGAACTCGGGCCGGGTCGGCAGCGCCGGTGCGAGGTGCCCCGGTGTCCAGTCCGACACGAAGCGGCTGAACAACCGGGCCGCGCCCATGACGTTCGGACCGCCGACGGCCACCGCCCAGGTGGCGCGGTTGGCCCGCGGCGCGACGAGGCAGGTGCCCTGCCGCCGCCAGAACTCCAGGGCGCAGCCGTACTCGTGGCCGAGCAGCAGGTGCCGGCCCGGGTCGGTGCGGTACCAGCTGACCTGCAGGATCCGCGCGCCGACGACCTCGCGCCAGGCGCGGGGGTCACGCGAGGAGACCGGCTTGGCGGGCCGGGGCGCGTCCGGGTCCACGACGCTCAGGTGTCCCGGGTACTGGCCGAGCCCGCGGAACACCGCCTGGAGCGCACGCTCACGGTCCTCTTCGGCGACGCCCACGACCGTGCCGTGGTCGACCGTGCCGCGTACGGCGAAGTGGCCGACGCCGGCCGCGTCGAGCAGGCCGACGAGTGCCGAGCGGTTGGCCTCGCGCGCGGCCAGCGGAGTCAGCCCCGGCTCGACGTAGACGTCGCCGTGCTCGTCCGTGAGCGTCGCCGGCGCGTCCACGGCGGAGGGCCGTGGGCCCGCGGTGCCCTTCCGGGCCACAACGGCCGTGGCGGTCTGATGCGCGGTGAAGTCAGAAACGGTCGTCATGCCACTGAACCCCATAGGACGACGCACGCAGCGGCACAGCCACCCTCCCTCTCCTCACTCGGGACACGCCGGAGTGAGTACCAGTGACCGTGAGCCCTCGTGCCCCCCGGCTCGAATCACGACCACGCCAGGCACCGACCGACCGGTCAGTGCCGTCCACACCGAAACTTTAACGTTCACAGGACCGACACATCTTCACCAAGGTCCCGATTGCTGTCAACAGCAGTCACTTATGACGGAAAATACACTGCTCTCTGACATGCCCTTGAACATCGGACATCGGGCAGATGTCCAGTGCCGCCAACCGGCCCGTCCGACAGTCGGTCTATAGT includes:
- a CDS encoding exopolysaccharide phosphotransferase, whose protein sequence is MANPTSMSSAVHVYRRFVPQPVRSAAATTVPAGVRRKVKGGLARTLSRREARLHRRALRRVRRAGLGQSERRTTAPDGRIAHVHTGLTVDLARRLDHDLVTHALDAAEVPWFAVPALDDRRLCLAVEVRDKGTVRRVLRALLEEHTGYVVSVSPSAADTRETPGSHIKAWKHYGRARVIRLTWLRTDPTEGLWVGEDQGIEIEFWTANTDLPHERLIGPRPNRVQRAVPAEALGIEIGLDRLSGYCDIDGDLGPTVTLENFDVVRLEEISFPVDAVLLWQHPTPWGEELLRAALRSVHQYAPWIDVVHVVAQAEPPAWLEADERISVVRAVPGAEWRLDQLPDLAEHFLLMRPGALLGRPVRPFDYFTPGGGTRPRRGPWNASESFAEWVRAAYSVTGRATGHGYAAGPQPYRADTLTRLGEAGARSLPVPDEQVLSGVPGTHPMDGMAHHFGYVAGHADPSGEASVALHAALPGIGTHLQRLLVRRDVQQLQFFGLGTGEAGSGGGTNAVVRFLHQYYPVPSVFECDRPQTDTEPDRHS
- a CDS encoding stealth family protein; translation: MTTVSDFTAHQTATAVVARKGTAGPRPSAVDAPATLTDEHGDVYVEPGLTPLAAREANRSALVGLLDAAGVGHFAVRGTVDHGTVVGVAEEDRERALQAVFRGLGQYPGHLSVVDPDAPRPAKPVSSRDPRAWREVVGARILQVSWYRTDPGRHLLLGHEYGCALEFWRRQGTCLVAPRANRATWAVAVGGPNVMGAARLFSRFVSDWTPGHLAPALPTRPEFLVNCADDIAFPVDAVYTWVDGNDPAWKQRKAQAKGEVYHAESASDARFISRDELRYSIRSLHLFAPWIRNIYVVTDDQVPAWMREDLPGARIATHREIFRNPEDLPTFNSHSIESQLHHIEGLAEHFLYFNDDMFMGRPVAPHSFFTPNGTARYFPSRNRIPQGAVAETDSPVDAACKNNRALLHERFGKVITQPMEHIPYALRRSAMAEAELEFPEAWARTSASRFRAMTDLSPTSSFALYYAALTGRAQPGSMPFTYIQLAVPDLADRLQRLLDGRDQDSFCLNDAFSTPEDTEAQQELLDDFFTSYFPTPSPYER